A window of Ruania suaedae contains these coding sequences:
- a CDS encoding RluA family pseudouridine synthase, with translation MADVRSLPVPDALAGERVDAALSRMLGLSRTKAAELAADGGVLLDGRPLGKSDRLTAGGWLEVTIPDLSPQPVLPPEPVPGMAIRLDDDDVVVVDKPVGVAAHPSPGWSGPTVVGGLAAAGYRIATSGVAERQGVVHRLDVGTSGLMVVAKSERAYTLLKRAFKERTVEKVYHAVVQGHPDPTSGTVDAPIGRHPKHDYKWAVVADGRPSITHYSTLEAMRAASLLEIHLETGRTHQIRVHMSALHHPCAGDLTYGADPVLARRLGLQRQWLHAMRLGFTHPGTGSWVEVSSSYPADLQSALDGLRDG, from the coding sequence ATGGCTGACGTCCGTTCCTTGCCCGTGCCCGACGCCTTGGCGGGCGAGCGGGTCGACGCGGCGCTCTCGCGGATGCTCGGGCTCAGCCGTACCAAGGCGGCCGAGCTCGCCGCCGACGGTGGCGTGCTGCTGGACGGGCGCCCGCTGGGCAAGTCCGACCGGCTGACCGCGGGCGGCTGGCTGGAGGTGACCATCCCCGATCTCTCCCCGCAGCCGGTGCTCCCGCCGGAGCCGGTGCCCGGGATGGCCATCCGGCTCGACGACGACGACGTCGTGGTGGTGGACAAGCCGGTCGGCGTGGCCGCTCACCCCAGCCCGGGCTGGAGCGGACCCACGGTGGTCGGCGGACTGGCGGCGGCCGGCTACCGGATCGCCACCTCCGGGGTGGCCGAACGCCAGGGTGTGGTGCACCGCCTGGACGTGGGCACCTCCGGCCTGATGGTGGTCGCCAAGAGCGAGCGGGCGTACACCCTGCTGAAGCGGGCGTTCAAGGAGCGCACCGTCGAGAAGGTCTACCACGCCGTCGTGCAGGGCCACCCCGACCCGACCAGTGGCACCGTGGACGCCCCGATCGGGCGCCACCCCAAGCATGACTACAAGTGGGCGGTGGTGGCCGACGGACGCCCGAGCATCACCCACTACAGCACGCTCGAGGCCATGCGCGCAGCGAGCCTGCTGGAGATCCATCTCGAGACCGGGCGCACCCACCAGATCCGGGTGCACATGTCGGCGCTGCACCACCCCTGCGCGGGGGACCTGACCTATGGGGCGGACCCGGTGCTGGCACGTCGACTCGGGCTGCAGCGCCAGTGGCTGCACGCGATGCGCCTGGGGTTCACGCACCCGGGCACCGGCTCCTGGGTCGAGGTGAGCAGCAGCTATCCCGCCGACCTGCAGTCGGCGCTGGACGGTCTCCGGGATGGCTGA
- the lspA gene encoding signal peptidase II gives MTGAAPGAHQPSDAAGAVGRRPLALMAGPALAILVLDQASKQLVLGRLEEGTYQPVLGDLLGLSLVFNPGAAFSFAEGATWLFTVAAVVVTAVIVVLARRVRSRAWALVLGGLLGGNLGNLIDRLLRDPGFGVGHVVDFINYAGFFVGNVADIAIVLGAIGIAILSLRSIPLSGVPSQEAHDDADSTPTDEGRHG, from the coding sequence ATGACAGGCGCAGCACCCGGGGCGCACCAGCCGTCCGACGCCGCTGGGGCGGTGGGCCGCAGGCCGCTCGCGCTGATGGCCGGACCGGCACTGGCGATCCTCGTCCTCGACCAGGCCTCCAAGCAGCTGGTGCTGGGCCGCCTCGAGGAGGGGACCTACCAGCCGGTCCTCGGCGACCTGCTCGGGCTCAGCCTGGTGTTCAACCCGGGAGCGGCCTTCTCCTTCGCCGAGGGGGCCACCTGGCTGTTCACCGTGGCCGCCGTGGTGGTCACCGCGGTGATCGTGGTGCTGGCGCGGCGGGTGCGCTCGCGCGCCTGGGCGCTGGTCCTGGGAGGCCTGCTCGGGGGCAATCTGGGCAACCTGATCGATCGCCTACTGCGTGACCCGGGCTTCGGGGTCGGGCACGTGGTCGATTTCATCAACTACGCGGGCTTCTTCGTCGGCAACGTGGCCGACATCGCGATCGTGCTGGGCGCGATCGGCATCGCGATCCTGAGCCTGCGCAGCATCCCGTTGAGCGGCGTGCCGAGCCAGGAGGCCCACGACGACGCCGACAGCACCCCCACGGACGAGGGGCGGCATGGCTGA
- a CDS encoding YggT family protein — protein MGWLFGILYILVLLFLVAMLVRMGFDWVTYFARDWKPRGLALVVAEIVYTPTDPPLRALRRLIPPLRLGGIALDVGFIILLFGCWILLAILSTLASM, from the coding sequence GTGGGCTGGCTCTTCGGGATCCTCTACATCCTCGTCCTGCTCTTCCTGGTCGCCATGCTGGTCCGGATGGGCTTCGACTGGGTGACCTACTTCGCGAGGGACTGGAAGCCGCGGGGCCTGGCCTTGGTGGTCGCCGAGATCGTCTACACCCCGACCGACCCGCCGTTGCGTGCGCTCCGGCGGTTGATCCCGCCGCTGCGACTCGGCGGGATCGCGCTGGACGTCGGCTTCATCATCTTGCTCTTCGGCTGCTGGATCCTGCTCGCGATCCTGTCGACGCTGGCGTCAATGTGA
- a CDS encoding cell division protein FtsQ/DivIB: MRAPAQPRRRASEPPSRPTPAPPRAAPRRPDPRRRSKQREPAPTAPAAGPSAIGQLADRLRERRAAVRRLRWRMVTAIALSVLVVAALAWVVLASPLLVVRAADVEVTGTTTLVPEAEVLELAAGTHGEPVARVDTGALAEEIRALAAVRDVQVRRAWPNGLSIAIDGRVPVATVADGDEYAVLDAEAVTVARRAEPIEGLAQVTVPLGEGGAAAALEAVLTVLAALPDDLGEQVISAGAQTPYQVRLTLADGAEVVWGSAGENELKSEVLRTLLPTGAGVYDLSAPRAPVTSD, translated from the coding sequence GTGAGAGCCCCGGCTCAGCCGCGCCGGCGCGCCTCCGAGCCGCCTTCCCGGCCCACACCCGCCCCGCCCCGCGCCGCCCCGCGCCGCCCCGACCCGCGGCGCCGCAGCAAGCAGCGCGAGCCCGCTCCCACGGCTCCCGCCGCGGGCCCCTCGGCGATCGGTCAGCTGGCCGACCGGCTCCGGGAACGCCGAGCCGCCGTCCGCCGGCTGCGCTGGCGCATGGTGACGGCCATCGCGCTCTCGGTGCTGGTCGTGGCTGCGCTGGCCTGGGTCGTCCTCGCCTCCCCGCTGCTCGTGGTCCGTGCTGCGGACGTGGAGGTCACCGGAACCACCACGCTCGTCCCGGAGGCCGAGGTGCTCGAGCTCGCGGCCGGTACCCACGGAGAGCCGGTCGCGCGGGTCGACACCGGTGCCCTCGCCGAGGAGATCCGCGCCCTGGCAGCCGTGCGCGACGTGCAGGTCCGGCGCGCCTGGCCGAACGGGCTCTCGATCGCCATCGACGGCCGCGTCCCGGTCGCGACCGTCGCCGACGGCGACGAGTACGCCGTCCTGGACGCCGAGGCCGTCACGGTGGCACGACGAGCCGAGCCGATCGAGGGGCTCGCGCAGGTCACCGTGCCCCTCGGCGAGGGGGGGGCGGCCGCGGCGCTGGAGGCGGTGCTGACGGTGCTCGCGGCGCTCCCGGACGATCTGGGTGAGCAGGTCATCAGCGCCGGTGCGCAGACCCCGTACCAGGTCCGGCTCACGCTGGCCGACGGTGCCGAGGTGGTCTGGGGCAGTGCCGGCGAGAACGAGCTGAAGTCCGAGGTGCTGCGCACGTTGCTGCCCACCGGTGCGGGTGTGTACGACCTGTCCGCGCCGCGCGCTCCCGTGACCTCCGACTGA
- a CDS encoding YqaA family protein — translation MDWWALAAALGYCALSAVVMVLPAEAYLVGAAVVTDAPPLGLALAGAIGQVGGKMLSYLVGRGVLDLARLRVRPNERWRERMRRVEQWCAEHSWGPLAVTGVSAFAGAPPYALVAVLAGSLRMRWWVFGATSLVGRFARFWAVVSVPHLLPDALFGI, via the coding sequence GTGGACTGGTGGGCACTGGCCGCGGCCCTGGGCTACTGCGCGCTCTCGGCGGTGGTGATGGTGCTCCCGGCCGAGGCTTACCTGGTCGGCGCCGCGGTGGTCACCGACGCACCGCCGCTGGGGCTGGCCCTGGCCGGAGCGATCGGCCAGGTGGGCGGCAAGATGCTGTCCTACCTGGTGGGGCGCGGCGTGCTGGACCTGGCACGGTTGCGGGTGCGGCCGAACGAGCGCTGGCGCGAGCGGATGCGGCGGGTCGAGCAGTGGTGTGCCGAGCACAGCTGGGGCCCGCTCGCGGTCACCGGCGTCAGTGCGTTCGCCGGGGCTCCGCCCTACGCCCTGGTGGCCGTGCTCGCCGGCTCGCTGCGGATGCGGTGGTGGGTCTTCGGCGCCACCTCGCTGGTCGGCCGGTTCGCCCGGTTCTGGGCCGTGGTGAGCGTGCCGCACCTGCTGCCGGACGCGCTGTTCGGGATCTGA
- a CDS encoding polyphenol oxidase family protein — protein sequence MLTADLGPGVLGGFITRAGGVSRAPYDSLNLGGHVGDDPVLVGANRRALSDRIGAPTVFLDQRHSADVAVDPAPGEEPVADALVLTGAGAAAAVLVADCVPVLLVGLDARGRPGAVAAVHAGRRGLLGGVVTRAIEAVAATGHVVRRAAIGPAICGRCYEVPDQLQQESLALLPELEARTSWGTPALDLPAGARAQVESAGVEHVDVHAACTREDARWYSYRREGTTGRFAGVIRLDRPDRERHADALGAAAVGTWSSV from the coding sequence GTGCTGACCGCCGACCTGGGCCCGGGAGTGCTCGGCGGGTTCATCACCCGCGCCGGTGGCGTCAGTCGCGCTCCCTACGACTCGCTCAACCTCGGCGGACACGTCGGTGACGACCCGGTGCTCGTCGGCGCCAACCGCCGGGCACTGAGCGACCGTATCGGCGCGCCGACGGTGTTCCTGGACCAGCGGCATTCCGCAGACGTTGCGGTGGACCCGGCACCGGGCGAGGAACCGGTAGCCGATGCCCTGGTGCTGACAGGAGCCGGTGCTGCCGCTGCCGTGCTGGTGGCGGACTGCGTGCCGGTCCTGCTGGTCGGTCTCGATGCCCGTGGGCGGCCCGGTGCGGTGGCGGCCGTCCACGCCGGTCGGCGCGGTCTGCTCGGTGGGGTGGTGACCAGAGCCATCGAGGCAGTCGCGGCCACCGGGCACGTGGTCCGGCGAGCGGCCATCGGCCCCGCCATCTGCGGGCGGTGCTACGAGGTGCCCGACCAACTGCAGCAGGAGTCGCTCGCCCTGCTGCCCGAGCTCGAGGCCCGGACCTCGTGGGGCACGCCCGCCCTCGACCTGCCCGCCGGCGCGCGAGCCCAGGTGGAGTCGGCCGGGGTGGAGCACGTGGACGTGCACGCGGCCTGCACCCGGGAGGATGCTCGCTGGTACTCCTACCGGCGCGAGGGCACGACGGGACGCTTCGCCGGCGTGATCCGGCTCGACCGTCCCGACCGGGAGCGACACGCCGACGCGCTTGGCGCGGCTGCGGTCGGCACCTGGTCTAGCGTCTAG
- a CDS encoding cell division protein SepF, translating to MGALRKTMLYLGLSEAEAEREERYAEEPYAEGYEPLAHEHDDDDDYTGAVQEAQVTPISQAASHSGHNLRRITTVHPRSYTDAKSIGEAFRAGTPVIMNLTDMSDAEAKRLVDFSAGLIFGLHGSIERVTNKVFLLSPATVEVASERREPETTARFFNQS from the coding sequence ATGGGAGCGCTGCGCAAGACGATGCTGTACCTCGGCCTCTCCGAGGCCGAGGCTGAGCGTGAGGAGCGGTACGCCGAGGAGCCCTATGCCGAGGGCTACGAGCCGCTCGCGCACGAGCACGACGATGACGACGACTACACCGGCGCGGTCCAGGAGGCCCAGGTGACCCCGATCAGTCAGGCAGCCTCCCACAGCGGCCACAACCTGCGCCGGATCACCACCGTGCACCCGCGCTCCTACACCGACGCCAAGTCGATCGGTGAGGCGTTCCGTGCCGGCACCCCGGTCATCATGAACCTGACCGACATGTCGGACGCGGAGGCCAAGCGCCTCGTCGACTTCTCCGCCGGCCTGATCTTCGGCCTGCACGGCAGCATCGAGCGCGTCACCAACAAGGTGTTCCTCCTCTCCCCGGCCACCGTGGAGGTCGCCAGCGAGCGCCGCGAGCCGGAGACCACCGCGCGATTCTTCAACCAGAGCTGA
- the ftsZ gene encoding cell division protein FtsZ, which yields MAAPQNYLAVIKVVGIGGGGVNAVNRMIEVGLKGVEFIAVNTDAQALLMSDADVKLDVGRELTRGLGAGADPEVGKKAAEDHTEEIEEVLRGADMVFVTAGEGGGTGTGGAPVVAKIARSLGALTIGVVTRPFTFEGRRRGVQADSGIEALRAEVDTLIVIPNDRLLSISDRNVSVLDAFKSADQVLLSGVQGITDLITTPGLINLDFADVKSVMQGAGTALMGIGSARGEDRAVQASELAISSPLLEASIDGAHGVLLSIQGGSDLGLFEIHEAARLVQEAAHPEANIIFGAVIDDALGDEVRVTVIAAGFDQNAPGRPGASAAARQAQAAAAPAEREAPAVPARAEEPEVETETETVPPSPPAPEPQRDHEPRPTANPLEVPRVFDEDSRRRDDDLDVPDFLK from the coding sequence GTGGCGGCACCGCAGAACTATTTGGCGGTCATCAAGGTGGTCGGGATCGGCGGTGGGGGCGTCAACGCCGTCAACCGCATGATCGAGGTCGGGTTGAAGGGCGTGGAGTTCATCGCCGTCAACACCGATGCGCAGGCCTTGCTGATGAGTGATGCCGACGTCAAGCTGGACGTCGGGCGAGAGCTGACCCGGGGGCTCGGCGCCGGCGCCGACCCCGAGGTCGGCAAGAAGGCCGCCGAGGACCACACCGAGGAGATCGAGGAGGTCCTGCGCGGGGCCGACATGGTCTTCGTGACGGCCGGCGAAGGTGGCGGCACCGGCACCGGTGGCGCACCGGTGGTGGCAAAGATCGCCCGGTCGCTGGGTGCCCTGACCATCGGTGTGGTGACCCGGCCGTTCACCTTCGAGGGGCGCCGTCGTGGCGTGCAGGCCGATTCCGGGATCGAGGCGCTGCGTGCGGAGGTCGACACGCTCATCGTCATCCCGAACGACCGGTTGCTCTCGATCAGCGACCGGAACGTGTCGGTGCTGGACGCCTTCAAGTCGGCCGACCAGGTGCTGCTCTCCGGTGTGCAGGGCATCACCGACCTGATCACCACGCCCGGCCTGATCAACCTGGACTTCGCCGATGTGAAGTCCGTCATGCAGGGCGCGGGCACAGCCCTGATGGGCATCGGTTCGGCGCGGGGCGAGGACCGGGCCGTGCAGGCCTCCGAGCTGGCGATCTCCTCGCCGTTGCTGGAAGCAAGCATCGACGGCGCCCACGGGGTGCTGCTGTCCATCCAGGGTGGGAGCGACCTGGGCCTGTTCGAGATCCACGAGGCGGCCCGGCTGGTGCAGGAGGCGGCTCACCCCGAGGCGAACATCATTTTCGGTGCGGTCATCGACGACGCCCTCGGCGACGAGGTGCGGGTGACGGTCATCGCCGCCGGCTTCGACCAGAACGCGCCCGGGCGACCGGGAGCCAGTGCAGCGGCACGGCAGGCCCAGGCGGCCGCCGCACCGGCGGAGCGTGAGGCTCCTGCCGTGCCGGCGCGTGCCGAGGAGCCGGAGGTCGAGACCGAGACCGAGACGGTGCCGCCGAGTCCGCCCGCGCCCGAGCCGCAGCGGGACCACGAGCCCCGCCCGACGGCGAATCCGCTCGAGGTGCCGCGGGTCTTCGATGAGGACTCCCGCCGCCGCGACGACGACCTCGACGTGCCCGACTTCCTCAAGTGA
- the murC gene encoding UDP-N-acetylmuramate--L-alanine ligase: MRVHLVAIGGAGMSVIAELLLAGGAQVSGSDRQDSPVLRRLAGLGATVHVGHDAEHVRGADRVVVSSAIGADNVEVRAARAAGVEVVHRSVALAQAAAGKDFVAVAGAHGKTTTSAMLAVALDHAGLDPSFAIGGAVLALGSGARAGRGSAFVAEADESDGSFLNYTPRVAVVTNIEPDHLDHYGTAAAFEAAFDAFAERVVGGGVVITCADDAGAARFAARLGSSGIRVLTYGTGATADVRLERVRLDAGGAGARLVGPGGEVQLELAVPGEHNLRNAAAAWCAGVELGVPGETMAAGLASFTGTARRFEHRGSAAGVRVVDDYAHNPTKVAAAIRTGRGAAGEGRLLVLFQPHLFSRTRMFATEFAEALGTADEVVLTAIYPAREEPVPGVTSALVADRVPQARYVPDHRRAAHAVADMAREGDLVMTIGAGDVTEMADVILQRLRERS; this comes from the coding sequence GTGAGGGTGCACCTGGTCGCGATCGGCGGCGCCGGGATGTCGGTGATCGCCGAGCTGCTGCTCGCCGGTGGGGCGCAGGTCTCCGGGTCCGACCGGCAGGACTCGCCGGTGCTGCGACGGTTGGCCGGGCTGGGTGCCACGGTGCACGTGGGTCACGACGCCGAGCACGTCCGTGGCGCCGACCGGGTGGTGGTCTCGTCGGCGATCGGCGCCGACAACGTCGAGGTGCGGGCAGCCCGGGCCGCCGGTGTCGAGGTCGTGCACCGGTCGGTCGCCCTCGCTCAGGCCGCGGCCGGGAAGGACTTCGTCGCGGTGGCCGGCGCGCACGGCAAGACGACCACGTCCGCAATGCTGGCGGTCGCGCTGGACCATGCCGGTCTCGACCCGTCCTTCGCGATCGGTGGCGCGGTGCTGGCACTCGGGTCCGGGGCCCGGGCCGGGCGGGGCTCGGCGTTCGTCGCCGAGGCCGACGAGTCCGACGGGTCCTTCCTCAACTACACGCCCCGGGTGGCGGTGGTGACCAACATCGAGCCCGATCATCTCGACCACTACGGGACGGCCGCGGCCTTCGAGGCCGCCTTCGACGCCTTCGCTGAGCGCGTCGTCGGGGGAGGGGTGGTCATCACCTGCGCCGACGACGCCGGCGCTGCGCGCTTCGCCGCCCGGCTGGGATCCAGCGGGATCCGGGTGCTCACCTATGGCACCGGCGCGACGGCGGACGTGCGTCTGGAGCGGGTGCGGCTGGACGCCGGCGGTGCCGGGGCGCGACTCGTCGGCCCCGGGGGCGAGGTCCAGCTCGAACTGGCAGTGCCCGGCGAGCACAACCTGCGCAACGCGGCCGCGGCGTGGTGCGCCGGCGTCGAGCTGGGCGTGCCGGGGGAGACGATGGCCGCCGGGCTGGCGTCCTTCACGGGGACGGCCCGCCGGTTCGAGCACCGGGGCAGCGCCGCCGGCGTGCGAGTGGTCGACGACTACGCGCACAACCCGACCAAGGTCGCCGCTGCCATCCGCACCGGCCGGGGCGCGGCCGGCGAGGGGCGCCTGCTGGTCCTGTTCCAGCCCCATCTGTTCTCCCGCACCCGGATGTTCGCCACGGAGTTCGCCGAGGCACTCGGTACGGCCGACGAGGTGGTGCTTACCGCCATCTACCCGGCCCGTGAGGAGCCGGTGCCTGGGGTCACCTCGGCACTGGTGGCCGACCGGGTGCCCCAGGCGCGCTACGTGCCCGATCACCGGCGTGCGGCCCACGCCGTCGCGGACATGGCACGCGAGGGGGACCTCGTGATGACCATCGGCGCCGGCGACGTCACCGAGATGGCCGACGTGATCCTGCAGCGGCTGCGGGAGCGCTCGTGA
- a CDS encoding aminotransferase class I/II-fold pyridoxal phosphate-dependent enzyme, which yields MTPSPAPWQQVAGAAGLLTPDGTTRPTIFAEMTALAVHTRAVNLGQGFPDEPGPAAVTDAAAQLIRDGVNQYPPGPGVAELRRAIAAHQQRHYGIDLDPDTEVLVTTGATEAIAAAVLALAGPGDEVLTLEPYYDSYAATIALSGARHTRAALVPGASGWRVDLASLRAAVTSRTRVILLNSPHNPTGAVLEATELAEVARLAREHDAIVVTDEVYEHLTYDGLVHTPIATLPGMAARTLTVSSAGKSFSVTGWKIGWATGPAELVEAVRTVKQFLTYTSGAPFQPAIALALDLETSTGPDAGWLPSLRDSLARRRDQLTSGLRAAGFAPAPAAGSYFVMADAADLLRGALAGSRIATGDELCRRLPQLCGVVAVPATAFTTEGSPVEEDLRTWLRFTFVKSEATIAAAMARLAQLRG from the coding sequence ATGACCCCCTCCCCCGCACCCTGGCAGCAGGTGGCCGGCGCCGCCGGGCTGCTCACGCCCGACGGCACCACCCGGCCGACGATCTTCGCCGAGATGACGGCACTGGCGGTGCACACGAGGGCGGTCAACCTCGGGCAGGGCTTCCCGGACGAGCCCGGCCCGGCCGCCGTCACCGACGCGGCCGCCCAGCTCATCCGCGACGGCGTCAACCAGTACCCGCCCGGGCCCGGGGTGGCCGAGCTGCGGCGCGCGATCGCAGCGCACCAGCAGCGCCACTACGGCATCGACCTCGACCCCGACACCGAGGTGCTGGTGACCACCGGCGCCACCGAGGCGATCGCGGCGGCGGTGCTGGCCCTGGCCGGCCCCGGCGACGAGGTGCTCACCCTGGAGCCCTACTACGACTCCTACGCGGCCACGATCGCACTCTCGGGCGCGCGCCACACGCGCGCCGCACTGGTCCCCGGCGCCAGCGGGTGGCGGGTGGACCTGGCGAGCCTGCGCGCCGCCGTCACCAGCCGCACCCGCGTGATCCTGCTCAACAGCCCCCACAACCCCACCGGTGCGGTGCTCGAGGCGACCGAGCTGGCGGAGGTGGCCCGCCTGGCCCGTGAGCACGACGCGATCGTGGTCACCGACGAGGTCTACGAGCACCTGACCTACGACGGCCTCGTGCACACCCCCATCGCCACCCTGCCGGGGATGGCGGCGCGGACGCTGACCGTCTCCTCGGCCGGGAAGTCCTTCTCGGTCACCGGCTGGAAGATCGGGTGGGCCACCGGGCCGGCCGAGCTCGTCGAGGCGGTGCGCACGGTCAAGCAGTTCCTCACCTACACCAGCGGCGCCCCGTTCCAGCCCGCGATCGCGCTCGCGCTCGACCTGGAGACCTCGACCGGCCCCGACGCCGGGTGGCTGCCCTCGCTGCGGGACTCCCTCGCGCGTCGCCGCGACCAGCTGACCTCCGGACTGCGTGCGGCGGGCTTCGCTCCGGCCCCCGCCGCGGGCAGCTACTTCGTGATGGCCGACGCCGCAGACCTGCTGCGGGGCGCTCTCGCCGGATCCCGTATCGCCACCGGTGACGAGCTCTGCCGGCGGCTGCCGCAGCTGTGCGGGGTGGTGGCGGTCCCGGCCACGGCGTTCACGACCGAGGGCTCGCCGGTGGAGGAGGACCTGCGCACGTGGCTCCGGTTCACCTTCGTCAAGTCCGAGGCCACGATCGCGGCCGCGATGGCACGCCTGGCCCAGCTGCGCGGCTGA
- a CDS encoding GNAT family N-acetyltransferase: protein MAEPAVVVERVDPADPTALARVHRIRFEVFVDEQGVAPADELDDRDAGAVHLLAIGSRAGAPQAQDLGTARLLDDGPGLAHASRVAVRRPGRGRGVGRMLMAALEREALALHADRAAEIRMVLSGQESALGFYAALGYAVGSERYLDAGIWHRDAVKVLRPGGS, encoded by the coding sequence ATGGCTGAGCCGGCGGTCGTCGTCGAGCGTGTCGATCCGGCGGACCCGACGGCCCTGGCGCGCGTGCACCGCATCCGGTTCGAGGTCTTCGTCGACGAGCAGGGGGTCGCCCCGGCCGACGAGCTCGACGATCGCGACGCCGGCGCCGTCCATCTGCTCGCCATCGGGTCCCGCGCCGGGGCGCCGCAGGCGCAGGACCTGGGCACGGCCCGTCTGCTCGACGACGGTCCCGGCCTGGCCCACGCCTCCCGGGTGGCGGTGCGTCGGCCCGGCCGCGGTCGCGGCGTCGGGCGGATGCTGATGGCTGCACTGGAACGGGAGGCGCTGGCCCTACATGCCGATCGCGCCGCGGAGATCCGGATGGTGCTCTCCGGGCAGGAGTCCGCGCTGGGTTTCTACGCTGCGCTGGGCTACGCCGTCGGCTCCGAACGGTACCTCGACGCCGGGATCTGGCATCGCGACGCCGTGAAGGTGCTGCGGCCCGGAGGCTCCTGA
- a CDS encoding DivIVA domain-containing protein, with amino-acid sequence MALLTADDVLNKKFQPTKFREGYDQDEVDDFLDEVVNTLRVVGGENEELKAKLEAAERRIAEMSGGAPAPAEAPAEQTTQFSPVAAEEPAEEAVAPEQPVHEAPSEDAVTAAPAAPVAENGTEPESATGMLQLAQRLHDEYVSNGKAEADRLLSEARLEGERITREADDQRNRTLSQLESERSLLERKIDELRVFERDYRTRLKSYLEGLLTDVEGRGSIGSQYGADENEARRP; translated from the coding sequence ATGGCTCTGCTCACGGCAGACGACGTCCTCAACAAAAAGTTCCAACCCACCAAGTTCCGTGAGGGGTACGACCAGGACGAGGTGGACGACTTCCTCGACGAGGTCGTCAACACCCTGCGTGTCGTGGGCGGCGAGAACGAGGAGCTGAAGGCCAAGCTCGAGGCCGCGGAGCGTCGTATCGCGGAGATGTCCGGCGGTGCCCCGGCACCGGCCGAGGCCCCTGCCGAGCAGACCACGCAGTTCTCCCCGGTGGCTGCCGAGGAGCCCGCGGAGGAGGCCGTCGCCCCGGAGCAGCCGGTGCACGAGGCGCCCAGCGAGGATGCGGTCACCGCCGCGCCGGCCGCCCCGGTCGCCGAGAACGGGACCGAGCCGGAGTCGGCCACGGGCATGCTCCAGCTTGCCCAGCGTCTGCACGACGAGTACGTGAGCAACGGTAAGGCCGAGGCTGACCGCCTTCTCTCGGAGGCGCGCCTGGAGGGTGAGCGCATCACCCGTGAGGCCGACGACCAGCGCAACCGCACGCTCAGCCAGCTCGAGAGCGAGCGGTCACTGCTCGAGCGCAAGATCGACGAGCTGCGCGTGTTCGAGCGTGACTACCGCACCCGTCTCAAGAGCTACCTCGAAGGCCTGCTCACCGACGTCGAGGGCCGCGGCAGCATCGGATCGCAGTACGGCGCGGACGAGAACGAGGCACGGCGGCCGTAG